From one Perca flavescens isolate YP-PL-M2 chromosome 19, PFLA_1.0, whole genome shotgun sequence genomic stretch:
- the LOC114545448 gene encoding uncharacterized protein LOC114545448, translating to MALPRQFLTYFLCTAMTAVYHCEATAPPPPPTGLNYSWLDPFTVNVSWQLPRGLQDREVWYKYRLVNDQTDKATTCLSWRNFTHRFLTEEMASDHLTYEVWTVGSKCDHHSNESTRVAITVRTPKPRAEVKDIRCFIDSTGMNCSWSPGNQPFNLSYRVGDNYRYEMKDVCLNFTVTGEPGQMPYDKRCRYEFKSRARMSHYCGNGKFSGFGDVVPYGTDEPPDETLTVVAIVIPVILSACIILSCYCFRRHRSIICPTIPDPSAIFKEMMLNGNKEFKTTPGSLYTPVPESVEPCKITLSPRKPPDTLV from the exons ATGGCTTTACCTCGGCAGTTTTTAACCTACTTTCTATGCACCGCCATGACAGCGGTGTACCACTGTGAAGCAACAG CTCCACCTCCTCCCCCGACCGGGCTCAACTACAGTTGGCTCGACCCGTTTACCGTCAACGTGTCCTGGCAGCTCCCCAGAGGCCTGCAGGACAGGGAGGTCTGGTACAAGTACCGCCTGGTGAACGATCAAACTGATAAA GCCACGACGTGCCTGTCTTGGAGAAATTTCACACATCGCTTTCTCACAGAAGAGATGGCTTCTGATCATTTGACGTATGAAGTTTGGACTGTCGGCAGTAAATGTGATCATCATTCGAACGAGAGCACACGTGTGGCCATTACCGTTCGTACCCCTAAGCCCCGAG CTGAAGTGAAGGACATCAGATGTTTTATCGACTCCACAGGAATGAACTGTTCCTGGAGCCCAGGGAATCAGCCCTTTAATCTCTCCTATAG GGTTGGTGATAATTATCGGTATGAAATGAaggat GTATGCTTGAACTTCACCGTAACCGGAGAGCCTGGGCAGATGCCCTACGATAAAAGATGCCGTTACGAGTTCAAATCCCGAGCCAGGATGAGTCACTACTGCGGAAACGGAAAATTCAGCGGCTTCGGTGACGTTGTACCTTATG GTACCGATGAGCCTCCTGACGAGACGCTGACGGTGGTTGCCATCGTCATCCCCGTCATTCTGTCTGCCTGCATCATTCTGTCCTGCTACTGCTTCAGGAG ACACCGCTCCATTATTTGCCCCACCATACCGGATCCTTCGGCAATTTTCAAGGAAATGATGTTGAACGGAAACAAAGAATTTAAG ACCACACCGGGGAGTCTGTACACGCCGGTGCCAGAATCCGTTGAACCCTGCAAAATCACGCTGTCCCCCAGGAAACCTCCTGACACGCTCGTGTAG